In one window of Azoarcus olearius DNA:
- a CDS encoding pyridoxamine 5'-phosphate oxidase family protein, protein MAPVEPVAGTAAFHAGERLLQERVGKAAQMAEIGARVIRDYMPEQHRSFFAQLPFVVLGAADAEGRPWATLLAGPPGFVSSPDSHTLRIDTRPGAGDPLAGAIRVGATVALLGLEPPTRRRNRMNGRVEAADAAGFSVEVRESFGNCPKYIQARSAEFVAGARASAPPQTLEPADDSLRRVVAAADTLFIATAHPPGGDDPAARYGADVSHRGGKPGFVRWDAAADGTVTLTLPDFAGNNFFNTFGNIVLDPRVGLVFVDITGAAEDGVADLFHVAGHAEIVEDAAAVAAFAGALRLLRVRVDAVLRRPKALPLRWGAEVEFSPFLEGTGVW, encoded by the coding sequence ATGGCGCCGGTCGAACCCGTTGCCGGCACTGCCGCCTTCCACGCCGGCGAACGCCTGCTGCAGGAGCGCGTCGGCAAGGCCGCGCAGATGGCGGAGATCGGCGCGCGCGTGATCCGCGACTATATGCCGGAGCAGCACCGCAGCTTCTTCGCGCAACTGCCCTTTGTGGTGCTCGGCGCCGCCGACGCCGAAGGGCGACCGTGGGCGACCCTGCTGGCCGGGCCGCCGGGCTTCGTCAGCTCGCCGGATAGCCACACCCTGCGCATCGACACGCGACCGGGTGCGGGCGATCCGCTGGCCGGGGCGATCCGCGTTGGCGCCACGGTGGCGCTGCTCGGCCTGGAACCGCCGACGCGCCGGCGCAACCGCATGAACGGCCGCGTCGAGGCCGCAGATGCCGCGGGCTTCAGCGTCGAGGTGCGCGAGAGCTTCGGCAACTGCCCGAAGTACATCCAGGCGCGCAGTGCGGAATTCGTGGCCGGCGCGCGGGCGTCCGCTCCGCCGCAGACGCTGGAACCGGCGGATGACAGCCTGCGCCGCGTGGTGGCCGCCGCCGACACCCTGTTCATCGCCACCGCCCACCCGCCCGGTGGCGACGACCCGGCGGCGCGCTACGGCGCCGACGTCTCCCACCGCGGCGGCAAGCCAGGCTTCGTGCGCTGGGACGCAGCCGCCGACGGCACGGTGACGCTGACCCTGCCCGACTTCGCCGGCAACAACTTCTTCAACACCTTCGGCAACATCGTGCTCGACCCGCGCGTGGGGCTGGTGTTCGTCGATATCACCGGCGCGGCGGAGGACGGCGTGGCCGACCTCTTCCATGTCGCCGGCCACGCGGAGATCGTCGAGGACGCGGCGGCGGTGGCGGCCTTTGCCGGCGCGCTGCGGCTGCTGCGGGTGCGTGTCGATGCGGTGTTGCGGCGGCCAAAGGCGTTGCCGCTGCGGTGGGGCGCGGAGGTCGAGTTTTCGCCGTTTCTGGAGGGGACGGGGGTCTGGTAA
- the dtd gene encoding D-aminoacyl-tRNA deacylase, which yields MMALLQRVTRARVTVDGATTGEIGTGLLALVCAEQGDTEAEADKLLAKLLKLRIFADEGGRMNRSLHEVGGGLLVVSQFTLAADTSGGNRPSFANAAPADTGRALYEHFVARARAQHGEVATGRFGAMMQVELVNDGPVTIPLRIPPASAG from the coding sequence ATGATGGCCTTGCTGCAGCGCGTGACGCGCGCCCGGGTGACGGTGGACGGCGCGACCACCGGCGAGATCGGTACCGGCCTGCTGGCGCTGGTGTGCGCCGAGCAGGGCGACACCGAAGCCGAGGCCGACAAGCTGCTCGCCAAGCTCCTCAAGCTGCGCATCTTTGCCGACGAGGGCGGACGCATGAACCGCTCGCTGCACGAGGTCGGCGGCGGTCTGCTGGTCGTCAGCCAGTTCACGCTCGCGGCCGATACCAGCGGCGGCAACCGGCCGAGCTTCGCCAACGCCGCGCCCGCCGACACCGGACGGGCGCTGTACGAGCATTTCGTCGCCCGTGCGCGCGCGCAGCATGGCGAGGTTGCCACCGGCCGCTTCGGCGCGATGATGCAGGTCGAGCTGGTCAATGACGGTCCGGTTACGATCCCGCTGCGCATCCCGCCCGCAAGCGCGGGTTGA
- a CDS encoding ABC transporter substrate-binding protein, which produces MHTKKLLTAACTAALAMLATGAHAQFSGNTVKIGVLTDMSGTYSDLAGQGAVVATQMAIEDFVAKEKPGFKVEMVSADHQNKADIASNKAREWFEREGVDTATELVTTSTALAVMKVAKEMNKVVLMNGPGSTPITNEQCNDVSVHYTYDTYALANGTAKAVTQQGGKNWFFLTADYAFGQALEKDSSAVVTANGGKVVGSVRHPFPASDFSSFLLQAQASNAQIIGLANAGADTTNAIKQAAEFGITPKQQLAGLLMFISDVHSLGLKNAQGMFLTTGFYWDLNDETRAWSKRFFDKQKRMPTMVQAGQYSSVMHYLKAVKAAGTDDTTKVMAQMKKTPINDFFAKNGQIREDGRMVHDMYLVQVKKPEESKYPWDYYHVKQVIPGAEAFQPLSLSRCPLVKK; this is translated from the coding sequence ATGCATACGAAGAAGCTGTTGACCGCCGCCTGCACCGCGGCCCTGGCGATGCTGGCCACCGGCGCGCACGCGCAGTTTTCCGGCAACACTGTGAAGATCGGCGTGCTGACCGACATGTCGGGCACCTATTCCGACCTCGCCGGCCAGGGCGCGGTCGTCGCCACCCAGATGGCGATCGAGGACTTCGTCGCGAAGGAAAAGCCGGGCTTCAAGGTGGAGATGGTGTCCGCCGACCACCAGAACAAGGCCGACATCGCCTCCAACAAGGCGCGCGAGTGGTTCGAGCGTGAAGGCGTCGATACCGCCACCGAGCTGGTCACCACTTCCACCGCGCTGGCGGTGATGAAGGTGGCCAAGGAGATGAACAAGGTCGTGCTGATGAACGGCCCCGGCTCCACCCCGATCACCAACGAGCAGTGCAACGACGTCAGCGTGCACTACACCTACGACACCTATGCGCTTGCCAACGGCACCGCCAAGGCGGTGACCCAGCAGGGCGGCAAGAACTGGTTCTTCCTCACCGCCGACTACGCCTTCGGCCAGGCGCTGGAAAAGGACTCGTCGGCGGTCGTCACCGCCAACGGCGGCAAGGTGGTCGGCTCGGTGCGCCACCCCTTCCCGGCCTCGGACTTCTCGTCTTTCCTGCTGCAGGCGCAGGCTTCCAACGCCCAGATCATCGGTCTCGCCAATGCCGGCGCCGACACCACCAACGCGATCAAGCAGGCGGCCGAATTCGGCATCACGCCCAAGCAGCAGCTCGCCGGCCTGCTGATGTTCATCTCCGACGTCCATTCGCTCGGCCTCAAGAACGCCCAGGGCATGTTCCTGACCACCGGCTTCTACTGGGATCTCAATGACGAAACCCGCGCCTGGTCCAAGCGCTTCTTCGACAAGCAGAAGCGCATGCCGACCATGGTGCAGGCCGGCCAGTATTCCTCGGTGATGCACTACCTGAAGGCGGTGAAGGCTGCCGGCACCGACGACACCACCAAGGTGATGGCGCAGATGAAGAAGACCCCGATCAACGACTTCTTCGCCAAGAACGGCCAGATCCGCGAGGACGGCCGCATGGTGCACGACATGTACCTGGTGCAGGTCAAGAAGCCGGAAGAATCCAAGTACCCGTGGGACTACTACCACGTGAAGCAGGTGATTCCGGGCGCCGAAGCCTTCCAGCCGCTGTCGCTGTCGCGCTGCCCGCTGGTCAAGAAGTGA
- a CDS encoding zinc-dependent alcohol dehydrogenase family protein yields MRAMVLDTPGQPLRPAVLPQPTPGPGQVLLKVEACGVCRTDLHLVDGELPEPRLPVVPGHEIVGRVVATGPGVTALRIGQRAGVPWLGWTCGECSYCRGGHENLCDAARFTGYTLDGGYAEYTVADQRYCFPLPDPLPAVELAPLLCAGLIGYRALAMAGDAERIGIYGFGAAAHILAQVLVHQGRAFYAFTRPGDLAGQGFARRLGAAWAGGSDEAPDQALDAALIFAPAGPLVPAALRAVRKGGTVVCAGIHMSDIPAFPYDILWGERVLRSVANLTRADGERFLRIVADNPVRSHVQVYRLDQANEALDALRLGRIEGAAVLVPE; encoded by the coding sequence ATGCGCGCGATGGTGTTGGATACCCCCGGCCAGCCGCTGCGGCCCGCGGTGCTGCCGCAGCCGACGCCCGGCCCGGGCCAGGTACTGCTGAAGGTGGAAGCCTGCGGCGTGTGTCGCACCGATCTGCACCTGGTCGACGGCGAATTGCCCGAGCCGCGCCTGCCGGTGGTGCCGGGCCACGAGATCGTCGGCCGCGTCGTCGCCACCGGGCCCGGTGTCACCGCACTGCGCATCGGCCAGCGCGCCGGCGTGCCGTGGCTGGGCTGGACCTGCGGCGAATGCAGCTATTGCCGCGGCGGCCACGAGAACCTGTGTGACGCCGCACGCTTCACCGGCTACACGCTGGACGGCGGCTACGCGGAATACACCGTGGCCGACCAGCGTTACTGCTTTCCGCTGCCCGACCCGCTGCCGGCGGTGGAACTGGCGCCGCTGCTGTGCGCCGGCCTGATCGGCTACCGCGCGCTGGCGATGGCGGGCGACGCTGAGCGCATCGGCATCTACGGCTTCGGCGCCGCGGCCCACATCCTCGCCCAGGTGCTGGTGCATCAAGGGCGCGCCTTCTATGCCTTCACCCGTCCGGGCGATCTCGCCGGCCAGGGCTTTGCCCGCCGTCTCGGTGCCGCCTGGGCCGGCGGCAGCGACGAGGCGCCTGACCAGGCGCTGGACGCGGCGCTGATCTTCGCCCCCGCCGGCCCGCTGGTGCCGGCCGCGCTGCGGGCGGTGCGCAAGGGCGGCACCGTGGTCTGCGCCGGCATCCACATGAGCGATATCCCCGCCTTCCCGTACGACATCCTGTGGGGCGAGCGCGTGCTGCGGTCCGTCGCCAACCTCACCCGCGCGGACGGCGAACGCTTCCTCCGGATCGTGGCCGACAACCCGGTGCGCAGCCACGTGCAGGTCTATCGGCTGGACCAGGCCAACGAAGCGCTCGACGCGCTGCGGCTGGGGCGGATCGAAGGGGCGGCGGTGCTGGTGCCGGAGTGA
- a CDS encoding ABC transporter ATP-binding protein: MSEFILETTGLTKEFKGFVAVSGVDLKVQRGHIHALIGPNGAGKTTVFNLLTKFLPPTAGTIRFEGEDITREAPAVTARRGLIRSFQISATFPKLTVLENVRIGLQRKLGTGFHFWRSEKSLNVLNDRAMALLESVDLGKFADTITGEMPYGRKRALEIATTLALEPTMMLLDEPTQGMGHEDIERVVALIRKVAENRTILMVEHNLSVVANLCDRITVLTRGSILAEGSYEEVSKNPKVLEAYVGSDDMADAHH; this comes from the coding sequence ATGAGCGAGTTCATTCTCGAAACCACGGGGCTCACCAAGGAGTTCAAGGGCTTCGTCGCCGTGTCCGGCGTGGACCTCAAAGTCCAGCGCGGCCACATCCATGCGCTGATCGGCCCCAATGGCGCCGGCAAGACCACGGTCTTCAACCTGCTGACCAAGTTCCTGCCGCCCACCGCCGGCACGATCCGTTTCGAGGGTGAGGACATCACCCGCGAGGCGCCGGCGGTCACCGCGCGCCGGGGGTTGATCCGCTCGTTCCAGATTTCCGCCACCTTCCCCAAGCTCACCGTGCTGGAGAACGTGCGCATCGGCCTGCAGCGCAAGCTCGGCACCGGCTTCCACTTCTGGCGTTCGGAGAAGTCGCTGAACGTGCTCAACGACCGCGCGATGGCGCTGCTGGAATCGGTGGATCTCGGCAAGTTCGCCGATACGATCACCGGCGAGATGCCCTACGGCCGCAAGCGCGCGCTGGAGATCGCCACCACGCTGGCGCTCGAGCCGACGATGATGCTGCTCGACGAGCCGACCCAGGGCATGGGCCACGAGGACATCGAGCGCGTCGTCGCGCTGATCCGCAAGGTGGCCGAGAACCGCACCATCCTGATGGTGGAGCACAACCTGTCGGTGGTCGCCAACCTGTGCGACCGCATCACGGTGCTCACGCGCGGCAGCATCCTCGCCGAAGGCAGCTACGAAGAAGTGTCGAAGAATCCCAAGGTGCTCGAAGCCTACGTCGGTTCCGACGACATGGCCGACGCCCATCACTAG
- a CDS encoding branched-chain amino acid ABC transporter permease: protein MEIFGVPSALFGSQLLIGLINGSFYAILSLGLAIIFGLLNIINFAHGAQYMMGAFVAWIALTKFGVNYWVALLLSPILIGALGVVLERTMLRKLYKLDHLYGLLLTFGLALIFEGIFRDQYGISGQAYEVPDALKGGVNLGFMFMPIYRGWVVVAALAVCFGTWFMIEKTKLGAYLRAGTENPQIVQALGINVPLLITFTYGYGVALAAFAGVLAAPIYQVSPQMGANLIIVVFAVVVIGGMGSIMGSIVTGLGLGLIEGLTRVFYPEASAVVVFFIMVIVLLVRPAGLFGKAA, encoded by the coding sequence ATGGAAATCTTCGGAGTGCCGAGTGCGCTGTTCGGCAGCCAGCTGCTGATCGGCCTGATCAACGGTTCCTTCTACGCCATCCTCAGCCTCGGGCTGGCGATCATCTTCGGCCTGCTCAACATCATCAACTTCGCGCATGGCGCGCAGTACATGATGGGCGCCTTCGTGGCCTGGATCGCGCTGACCAAGTTCGGCGTCAACTACTGGGTGGCGCTGCTGCTGTCGCCGATCCTGATCGGCGCACTCGGCGTGGTGCTCGAACGCACGATGCTGAGAAAGCTCTACAAGCTCGATCACCTTTACGGATTGCTGCTCACCTTCGGCCTCGCGCTGATCTTCGAAGGCATCTTCCGCGACCAGTACGGTATTTCCGGCCAGGCCTACGAGGTGCCCGATGCGCTCAAGGGCGGCGTCAATCTGGGCTTCATGTTCATGCCGATCTACCGCGGCTGGGTCGTCGTCGCCGCGCTCGCGGTGTGCTTCGGCACCTGGTTCATGATCGAAAAGACCAAGCTCGGCGCCTACCTGCGCGCCGGCACCGAAAACCCGCAGATCGTGCAGGCGCTCGGCATCAACGTGCCGCTGCTGATCACCTTCACCTACGGCTACGGCGTTGCGCTTGCCGCCTTCGCCGGCGTGCTCGCCGCGCCGATCTACCAGGTGAGCCCGCAGATGGGCGCCAACCTCATCATCGTGGTGTTCGCGGTGGTGGTGATCGGCGGCATGGGCTCGATCATGGGCTCCATCGTCACCGGCCTCGGCCTCGGCCTGATCGAGGGCCTGACGCGGGTGTTCTACCCCGAAGCCTCGGCGGTGGTGGTGTTCTTCATCATGGTCATCGTGCTGCTGGTGCGCCCGGCCGGACTGTTCGGCAAGGCCGCCTGA
- a CDS encoding glutathione S-transferase family protein: MTRSIPQGELVLYGLPLSGHCHRVALFLSLLRLPYRYENVDLAGGAHRRPDFLALNPFGQIPVLKDGEQVIADSNAILVYLARRYGGGEEIDWLPDEPVAAAEVQRWFSAAAGLLAFGPARARLKHVFGAPIDYDAAVELANRLLPVMEAELAHRPYLAADAPTLADIALYSYTAHAPEGGISLQPYPHIRAWLARVEALPGFVGMPRSALPAGA; encoded by the coding sequence ATGACCCGCTCCATCCCCCAAGGCGAACTGGTGCTGTACGGCCTGCCGCTGTCCGGCCACTGCCACCGCGTCGCGCTGTTCCTGTCGCTGCTGCGCCTGCCCTACCGCTACGAAAACGTGGATCTCGCCGGCGGCGCGCATCGCCGGCCGGACTTCCTCGCGCTCAATCCCTTCGGCCAGATCCCGGTGCTGAAGGACGGCGAGCAGGTCATCGCCGATTCCAACGCCATCCTGGTGTATCTCGCGCGGCGCTACGGCGGCGGCGAGGAGATCGACTGGCTGCCGGACGAGCCGGTGGCCGCCGCCGAGGTGCAGCGCTGGTTCTCCGCTGCCGCCGGCCTGCTCGCCTTCGGCCCGGCGCGGGCGCGGCTCAAACATGTGTTCGGCGCGCCGATCGACTACGACGCCGCGGTCGAACTCGCCAACCGTCTGCTGCCGGTGATGGAGGCCGAACTGGCGCACCGGCCGTATCTCGCGGCGGACGCGCCGACGCTGGCCGACATCGCGCTCTACAGCTACACCGCGCACGCACCGGAAGGCGGCATCTCTCTGCAGCCCTATCCGCACATCCGCGCCTGGCTGGCCCGCGTCGAGGCGCTACCCGGCTTCGTCGGCATGCCGCGCTCGGCGCTGCCCGCGGGAGCGTGA
- a CDS encoding MaoC family dehydratase translates to MDTRYLDDLQPGQTFRTGGVTLTEAEIIDFAWRYDPQPFHLDTGAAEQSPYGGLIASGFQSLALCFRLFIQTGVLAQSSLGSPGIDELRWLAPVRPGDTLHCEVEVLETRPSSSKPDRGIARLRYAALNQRGETVMTFVIAHLLRRRMG, encoded by the coding sequence ATGGACACCCGCTACCTCGACGACCTGCAGCCCGGCCAGACCTTTCGCACCGGCGGCGTGACGCTGACCGAGGCGGAGATCATCGACTTTGCCTGGCGCTACGACCCGCAGCCCTTCCACCTCGACACCGGCGCCGCGGAACAATCGCCCTACGGCGGCCTGATCGCCAGCGGCTTCCAGAGCCTGGCGCTGTGCTTCCGCCTGTTCATCCAGACCGGCGTGCTGGCGCAGTCCAGCCTGGGTTCGCCGGGCATTGACGAACTGCGCTGGCTCGCACCGGTACGCCCGGGCGACACCCTGCATTGCGAAGTCGAAGTGCTGGAGACCCGACCGTCGTCATCCAAGCCGGACCGCGGGATCGCGCGGCTGCGGTACGCGGCGCTGAATCAGCGCGGGGAGACGGTGATGACCTTTGTCATCGCACATTTGCTGAGGCGGCGGATGGGGTGA
- a CDS encoding ABC transporter ATP-binding protein, producing the protein MTSAFESHAEMLRISDLHAFYGESHILHGIDLQVARGECVTLLGRNGSGRSTTLKSILGLVGRRSGSIMVNGNEVIAEPTHRMARHGVGYVPEERAIFASLTAEENLLLPPQVSSGGMSVDEIYGMFPNLLERRNSPGTKLSGGEQQMLAMARVLRTGAKLLLLDEITEGLAPVIVKKLGEVITELKSRGFTIVLVEQNFRFAAPLADRHYVLEHGEIIATIQKDELPGRMDWLHQTLGV; encoded by the coding sequence ATGACCAGCGCCTTTGAATCCCATGCCGAAATGCTGCGGATCAGCGATCTGCACGCCTTCTACGGCGAATCCCACATCCTGCACGGCATCGACCTGCAGGTCGCGCGCGGCGAATGCGTCACCTTGCTCGGGCGTAACGGCTCCGGCCGCTCGACCACGCTGAAGTCCATCCTCGGCCTGGTCGGCCGCCGCAGCGGCTCGATCATGGTGAATGGCAACGAGGTCATCGCCGAGCCCACCCACCGCATGGCGCGCCACGGCGTCGGCTACGTGCCGGAGGAACGCGCGATCTTCGCCTCGCTGACGGCCGAGGAGAACCTGCTGCTGCCGCCGCAGGTATCCAGCGGCGGCATGAGCGTGGACGAGATCTACGGGATGTTCCCCAACCTGCTCGAACGCCGCAACAGCCCGGGTACCAAGCTGTCCGGCGGCGAACAGCAGATGCTGGCGATGGCGCGCGTGCTGCGTACCGGGGCCAAGCTGCTGCTGCTCGACGAGATCACCGAAGGCCTCGCACCGGTCATCGTCAAGAAGCTCGGCGAGGTCATCACCGAACTGAAATCGCGCGGTTTCACCATCGTGCTGGTGGAGCAGAACTTCCGCTTTGCCGCGCCGCTGGCCGACCGCCACTACGTGCTCGAGCACGGCGAGATCATCGCCACCATCCAGAAGGACGAACTGCCAGGACGGATGGACTGGCTGCACCAGACGCTCGGGGTCTGA
- a CDS encoding LysR family transcriptional regulator: MDKLKAMQIAVAIADGGSLTAAADSLDISLPVVVRTLAALEAGLGVRLFNRSTRRLSLTDEGRDYLARCRQILADIHDAEAALASDAVVPSGRVVVTAPVMFGQQHVAPALTRFVQHYGQMRVELRLHDRVVNLLEEHIDVAVRIGAIEDQSLVAHALGTLRRIVVAAPAYLAARGTPQHPRELAAHECIVFNGNSAGWWRFIDDGHEFGMTVDGRLTYNHVAPALDACRAGMGLGTFIAYQIADDLHAGRLLPVLEAFELPPRPVHVAFPHARLLPTRTRVLVDWLRRDLGEQLAAL; the protein is encoded by the coding sequence ATGGACAAGCTCAAGGCGATGCAGATCGCGGTGGCGATCGCCGACGGTGGCAGCCTGACCGCGGCCGCCGACAGCCTCGACATCTCGCTGCCGGTGGTGGTGCGCACGCTGGCCGCGCTCGAGGCCGGACTGGGGGTGCGGCTGTTCAACCGCAGCACCCGCCGGCTGTCGCTGACCGACGAAGGCCGCGACTACCTTGCGCGCTGCCGCCAGATCCTCGCCGACATCCATGACGCGGAAGCCGCGCTGGCGAGCGACGCGGTGGTGCCGAGCGGACGGGTGGTGGTGACCGCGCCGGTGATGTTCGGCCAGCAGCACGTCGCGCCGGCGCTCACCCGCTTCGTCCAGCACTACGGACAGATGCGGGTGGAGCTGCGCCTGCACGACCGGGTGGTGAACCTGCTCGAAGAACACATCGACGTGGCGGTTCGCATCGGCGCGATCGAGGACCAGTCGCTGGTCGCCCATGCGCTGGGCACCCTGCGCCGCATCGTCGTCGCCGCCCCCGCCTACCTCGCCGCCCGCGGCACGCCGCAGCATCCGCGCGAACTCGCGGCGCACGAGTGCATCGTGTTCAACGGCAACAGCGCCGGCTGGTGGCGCTTCATCGATGACGGCCACGAATTCGGCATGACGGTGGACGGCCGCCTCACCTACAACCATGTGGCCCCGGCGCTGGACGCCTGCCGCGCCGGCATGGGACTGGGCACCTTCATCGCCTACCAGATCGCCGACGACCTGCACGCCGGCCGCCTGCTGCCGGTGCTGGAAGCCTTCGAGCTGCCGCCGCGGCCGGTGCACGTGGCCTTTCCGCACGCCCGCCTGCTGCCGACCCGCACGCGGGTGCTGGTGGACTGGCTGCGCCGCGACCTCGGCGAGCAACTCGCCGCGCTGTAG
- a CDS encoding AMP nucleosidase, with translation MSPDAPYFAPERFDDAAAALARVATIYDASVNHLRTTLQRFVAGEDIGRHVRACYPFVRVRTGTVARADSRLSYGFVAGPGTYETTLTRPDLFADYYLEQFRLLLQNHGVALEIGTGTQPIPLHFSVGAHDHIEGELGLARREQLRDLFDLPDLNAMDDGIANGTHEPRPGEAHPLALFTAPRVDYSLHRLRHYTGTVPEHFQNFVLFTNYQFYIDEFIKLGHALMAEGGSHGYEAFVEPGNVVTRPADQPPRPGDELGSAPPRLPQMPAYHLVRGDRAGITMVNIGVGPANAKTITDHIAVLRPHAWIMLGHCAGLRNTQQLGDYVLAHGYVREDHVLDEELPLWVPIPPLAEVQLALEAAVEDVTRLSGYELKRLMRTGTVATTDNRNWELLPSHGMASSPERRFSQSRAVALDMESATIAANGFRFRVPYGTLLCVSDKPLHGEIKLPGMANHFYRERVDQHLRIGIRALERLRDQGVDRLHSRKLRSFAEVAFQ, from the coding sequence GTGAGCCCGGATGCCCCCTATTTCGCCCCCGAACGCTTTGACGACGCGGCCGCCGCGCTGGCCCGCGTCGCCACCATCTACGATGCCAGCGTCAACCATCTGCGCACCACCTTGCAGCGCTTCGTCGCCGGCGAGGACATCGGCCGCCATGTGCGCGCCTGCTACCCCTTCGTGCGGGTGCGCACCGGCACCGTGGCGCGCGCGGATTCGCGCCTGTCCTATGGTTTCGTCGCCGGGCCCGGCACCTACGAGACCACGCTGACGCGGCCCGACCTCTTCGCCGACTACTACCTCGAACAGTTCCGCCTGCTGCTGCAGAACCACGGCGTGGCGCTGGAGATCGGCACCGGCACCCAGCCGATTCCGCTGCATTTCTCGGTGGGCGCGCACGACCACATCGAAGGCGAACTCGGCCTGGCGCGGCGCGAACAGCTGCGCGACCTGTTCGACCTGCCTGACCTCAACGCGATGGACGACGGCATCGCCAACGGCACCCACGAACCCCGCCCCGGCGAGGCACACCCGCTGGCGCTGTTCACCGCCCCGCGGGTGGATTACTCGCTGCACCGGCTGCGCCACTACACCGGCACGGTGCCGGAGCACTTCCAGAACTTCGTGCTGTTCACCAACTACCAGTTCTACATCGACGAATTCATCAAGCTCGGCCATGCCCTCATGGCCGAAGGCGGCAGTCACGGCTACGAGGCCTTCGTCGAACCGGGCAACGTCGTCACCCGCCCGGCGGACCAGCCGCCGCGCCCCGGCGACGAACTCGGCAGCGCGCCGCCGCGGCTGCCGCAGATGCCGGCCTACCATCTGGTGCGCGGCGACCGCGCCGGCATCACGATGGTGAACATCGGCGTCGGTCCGGCCAACGCCAAGACCATCACCGACCATATCGCGGTGCTGCGCCCGCATGCCTGGATCATGCTCGGCCACTGCGCCGGGCTGCGCAACACGCAGCAGCTCGGCGACTACGTGCTCGCCCACGGCTATGTGCGCGAAGACCACGTGCTCGACGAGGAGCTGCCGCTGTGGGTGCCGATCCCGCCGCTGGCCGAGGTGCAGCTCGCGCTCGAAGCCGCGGTGGAGGACGTCACCCGGCTGAGCGGCTACGAGCTGAAGCGGCTGATGCGCACCGGCACCGTCGCCACCACCGACAACCGCAACTGGGAGCTGCTGCCCTCGCACGGCATGGCGAGTTCGCCCGAGCGCCGCTTCAGCCAGAGCCGCGCGGTGGCGCTCGACATGGAGTCGGCCACCATCGCCGCCAACGGCTTCCGCTTCCGCGTGCCCTACGGCACCCTGTTGTGCGTCAGCGACAAGCCGCTGCATGGCGAGATCAAACTGCCCGGCATGGCCAACCACTTCTACCGCGAACGGGTGGACCAGCACCTGCGCATCGGCATCCGCGCGCTCGAACGCCTGCGCGATCAGGGCGTGGACCGGCTCCATAGCCGCAAGCTGCGCAGCTTCGCCGAAGTGGCCTTCCAGTAG
- a CDS encoding pirin family protein: MPELLIEPRRADLGHGLVVQRILPYARRRMVGPFIFLDHAGPVRLPPELARLADVRPHPHIGLATVSYLLGGEITHRDSLGMEQPIRPGEVNWMTAGRGIVHSERFDSPAAFAGTGLELLQSWVALPAEHEETAPAFDHYPAALLPTATEGGLWLRVIAGKAFGLASPVRTLSPMFYLHVKLTAGSAVALPGDYSERAAYVVDGRIEIDGTAYGAGRMLVFGQAEAPTLRALDDATVMLLGGEPVGERHIWWNFVSSRKDRIEQAKADWRAGRIPLPPNDNAEFIPLPETVA, from the coding sequence ATGCCCGAACTCCTGATCGAACCGCGCCGCGCCGATCTCGGCCACGGCCTTGTCGTGCAGCGCATCCTGCCGTACGCGCGGCGGCGCATGGTCGGCCCCTTCATCTTCCTGGACCATGCCGGCCCGGTGCGGCTGCCGCCGGAACTCGCCCGCCTTGCCGACGTGCGCCCCCATCCGCATATCGGCCTGGCCACGGTGAGCTACCTGCTCGGCGGCGAGATCACCCACCGCGACAGCCTGGGCATGGAGCAGCCGATCCGGCCGGGCGAGGTGAACTGGATGACGGCGGGGCGCGGCATCGTGCATTCGGAACGCTTCGACAGCCCGGCCGCGTTCGCCGGCACCGGGCTGGAGCTGCTGCAGTCCTGGGTGGCGCTGCCGGCCGAGCACGAGGAGACAGCGCCCGCGTTCGACCACTATCCGGCGGCGCTGCTGCCCACCGCCACCGAAGGGGGACTGTGGCTGCGGGTGATCGCCGGAAAGGCGTTCGGCCTCGCAAGCCCGGTACGCACGCTGTCGCCGATGTTCTACCTGCACGTGAAGCTGACCGCGGGCAGCGCGGTGGCGCTGCCGGGCGACTACAGCGAACGCGCCGCCTATGTGGTGGACGGCCGCATCGAGATCGACGGCACAGCCTACGGCGCCGGCCGCATGCTGGTGTTCGGGCAGGCCGAGGCGCCCACGCTGCGCGCGCTCGACGATGCCACGGTGATGCTGCTGGGCGGCGAGCCGGTGGGCGAACGCCACATCTGGTGGAACTTCGTGTCGTCGCGCAAGGACCGCATCGAACAGGCCAAGGCCGACTGGCGCGCGGGACGCATTCCGCTGCCGCCCAACGACAACGCCGAGTTCATCCCGCTGCCCGAAACCGTGGCCTGA